One segment of Nothobranchius furzeri strain GRZ-AD chromosome 13, NfurGRZ-RIMD1, whole genome shotgun sequence DNA contains the following:
- the LOC107380187 gene encoding LOW QUALITY PROTEIN: protein FAM181B (The sequence of the model RefSeq protein was modified relative to this genomic sequence to represent the inferred CDS: inserted 5 bases in 3 codons), whose amino-acid sequence MQVVEQKQRVKXPVVPSLLLFDVLTSLALPRKRSPSXSSEPITSTLKCLKPLSRXRTKPRYEETTAPRITVDATSVASGLSRGMAVQTAIMNSQFMSFCFPDSVMEYDVEKSLDGSLLCEAENDDDFKETTRDLLSFIDSASSNIKLALDKPVKSKRKVNHRKYLQKQIKRCTGIITPGHVAEGPVERQGSPGMQPGPLQSKTPPKRDEVQASLQSKSLAALFSPAKEVRGEKAKKPPLRHRNLPPSFFTEPANCSKVISTSGMTLKDLERGNPEAAEFFELLGPDYSNMIGDQDLYQGAPLRAQPDLGGLDPVSYDAHHLVGGLLYSEPWTSCSGPPKKLGESLRTGLAQPPIYSQSEEASGSIDDSGLSSLAFSNFFTDCSIPQVTYDLNCGYSKANYSSP is encoded by the exons ATGCAGGTGGTCGAGCAAAAGCAAAGAGTTAA TCCTGTGGTTCCTTCGCTCCTCCTCTTTGATGTCCTGACATCATTAGCCCTGCCCCGCAAAAGATCTCCTT TATCCTCAGAGCCCATCACTTCCACTCTGAAATGTTTGAAGCCGCTTTCCCG CAGAACAAAGCCACGCTATGAAGAAACTACAGCTCCAAGGATCACAGTGGATGCCACAAGTGTAGCCTCTGGGCTCAGCAGAGGTATGGCCGTTCAGACTGCAATCATGAACTCTCAGTTCATGAGTTTCTGCTTTCCCGACTCTGTGATGGAGTATGACGTGGAGAAAAGCCTAGATGGGAGTCTCCTGTGCGAGGCAGAAAACGATGACGACTTCAAAGAGACCACCAGGGACCTGCTGAGCTTCATAGACTCGGCCTCCAGCAACATCAAGCTGGCTCTGGACAAGCCGGTGAAATCCAAAAGGAAAGTCAACCATCGGAAGTACCTGCAGAAGCAAATCAAACGGTGCACGGGCATCATCACACCAGGACATGTAGCAGAAGGGCCTGTGGAGAGGCAGGGTTCCCCGGGGATGCAGCCGGGCCCTTTGCAGAGCAAAACTCCACCTAAGCGAGACGAAGTACAGGCCAGCTTACAGAGCAAGAGCCTGGCAGCGCTCTTCAGCCCTGCGAAGGAGGTACGAGGAGAGAAAGCCAAGAAGCCCCCTCTGAGGCATCGCAACTTGCCTCCGTCTTTCTTCACCGAGCCTGCCAACTGCTCCAAAGTCATCTCCACATCCGGGATGACGCTGAAGGACTTGGAGCGAGGGAATCCTGAGGCTGCGGAGTTCTTTGAGCTCTTGGGACCTGATTACAGCAACATGATAGGCGACCAGGATCTTTATCAGGGCGCACCTCTGAGGGCACAGCCAGATTTGGGCGGCTTGGATCCGGTTTCCTACGATGCTCACCATTTAGTTGGTGGTCTGCTTTACTCTGAGCCCTGGACGAGCTGCTCGGGGCCTCCTAAGAAACTCGGGGAGAGTCTCCGTACGGGCTTGGCTCAGCCTCCTATCTACAGTCAGTCTGAGGAAGCTTCCGGGTCCATCGATGACAGCGGACTGAGCTCTTTGGCTTTCTCTAACTTCTTCACAGACTGCTCCATACCTCAAGTGACTTATGACTTAAACTGTGGATATAGTAAAGCGAATTATTCAAGTCCATGA